A region from the Volucribacter amazonae genome encodes:
- the proC gene encoding pyrroline-5-carboxylate reductase: MQQKSIVFIGGGNMAQAIIFGLLSKGYPAQLINVCDRNPSKLALFAHKEVAIEQDKEKALQQAEVVVLAVKPQAMAETCAEFASAVDFSDKLVISIAAGISCARLAQLLPSAQAIIRVMPNTPALVSEGMTGLFATEQVNLPLKQFAQQLFSAVGQICWVDDEQQMHHITAAAGSSPAYFFLFMEAMAQALADSGLEPEQIRLLIQQSALGAAKMVVDNPQLSLSQLRENVTSKGGTTAAALQVFQQHQFTQQVQQAMQACIARSQQMEKQF; encoded by the coding sequence ATGCAACAAAAATCCATAGTATTTATTGGTGGCGGTAATATGGCACAAGCCATTATTTTTGGTTTATTGAGTAAAGGCTATCCTGCTCAGTTGATCAATGTGTGTGATCGCAATCCAAGCAAATTAGCCTTGTTTGCACACAAAGAGGTTGCCATTGAACAAGATAAAGAGAAAGCCTTGCAACAGGCAGAGGTTGTGGTATTAGCAGTTAAGCCACAAGCTATGGCGGAAACTTGTGCGGAATTTGCAAGTGCGGTGGATTTTAGCGATAAATTAGTGATTTCCATTGCCGCTGGGATCAGTTGTGCCAGATTAGCCCAATTATTGCCGTCCGCACAAGCCATTATTCGGGTTATGCCGAACACGCCAGCTTTGGTATCAGAGGGAATGACAGGCTTATTTGCCACTGAACAGGTTAATTTGCCATTGAAACAATTTGCACAACAACTTTTTTCAGCGGTGGGGCAAATTTGTTGGGTGGACGATGAACAACAAATGCACCATATTACCGCAGCAGCAGGCAGTAGTCCCGCTTATTTTTTCCTGTTTATGGAGGCAATGGCACAAGCCTTGGCAGACAGTGGCTTAGAACCTGAGCAAATTCGCTTGTTAATTCAGCAGTCAGCATTGGGGGCAGCCAAAATGGTGGTAGATAATCCTCAGTTATCCTTAAGTCAACTGCGTGAAAATGTAACTTCAAAGGGTGGTACAACCGCCGCAGCGTTGCAGGTTTTCCAACAACATCAATTTACTCAGCAAGTACAACAAGCGATGCAGGCTTGTATTGCACGTTCACAACAAATGGAAAAACAATTCTAA